The Euphorbia lathyris chromosome 2, ddEupLath1.1, whole genome shotgun sequence genome includes a window with the following:
- the LOC136217080 gene encoding protein BPS1, chloroplastic-like: MSRPQEPHRPFFSFGNPFRMISPKGSQLSPRLLSVLNSFEETLAERLRKLNPNDKDEVLSLTWMKYAMESLCETHEDIKTLITDLELPITDWDEKWIDVYLDISVKLLDICIAFSSELSRLNQGHLLLQCVLHNLESKSSNQLIRARSSLDSWRQHIHSKNQRVQNCHSILNGLVESLNLPKVKNSAKGKVLMRAMYGVKVQTVFVCSVFAAAFSGSAKNLLHLDVAETFLWAQAYSNLQANVNVEVREILSGGKFSVLKEVDGVEIIVNKLYPVIEDGLQPVEVQEFEKTVSDLRGGAEKLSEGLDIVAKQVDGFFKIVLSGRDALLCNLRASGVDSMLGCNVGEQIVR; this comes from the coding sequence ATGAGCAGACCACAGGAGCCACACCGCCCGTTCTTTTCATTTGGGAACCCTTTCCGTATGATATCTCCCAAGGGGTCTCAATTATCTCCAAGGCTTCTTTCCGTATTGAACTCATTTGAGGAAACATTGGCAGAGAGGTTGAGGAAACTTAATCCTAATGACAAAGATGAAGTGCTTAGTTTGACATGGATGAAATATGCAATGGAGTCACTCTGTGAGACACATGAAGACATCAAAACTCTGATTACTGATCTTGAGCTCCCCATAACTgactgggatgagaaatggataGATGTGTACTTGGACATCAGTGTGAAGTTGCTTGATATTTGCATTGCATTTAGCTCGGAGCTTTCACGCCTAAACCAAGGCCATCTGTTGCTTCAATGTGTACTTCACAATTTGGAGTCCAAATCATCAAATCAATTGATTCGTGCCCGTTCTTCCCTTGATAGCTGGAGACAACATATTCACTCTAAGAATCAAAGAGTCCAGAACTGCCACTCCATCTTGAATGGTCTTGTGGAATCACTGAATCTGCCAAAGGTGAAGAACTCTGCCAAGGGGAAGGTCTTGATGCGTGCAATGTATGGAGTGAAGGTGCAGACAGTATTTGTATGTAGTGTGTTTGCTGCTGCCTTCTCAGGTTCCGCTAAGAATTTGCTACACTTGGATGTTGCTGAGACATTCTTGTGGGCACAAGCATATTCAAATTTGCAGGCTAATGTAAATGTGGAGGTTAGAGAGATACTTTCTGGTGGAAAATTTTCTGTGCTGAAAGAAGTGGACGGCGTTGAAATAATAGTGAACAAGTTGTATCCCGTGATTGAAGACGGGTTGCAGCCCGTTGAAGTGCAAGAATTCGAGAAGACTGTTTCAGATTTAAGAGGAGGAGCAGAAAAGCTTTCTGAAGGGCTGGATATTGTTGCCAAACAAGTGGATGGGTTTTTCAAGATAGTTTTGAGCGGTCGTGATGCTTTGTTATGTAACTTGAGAGCATCTGGTGTCGACTCGATGTTAGGTTGTAACGTAGGAGAACAGATAGTGAGATAA